Proteins encoded together in one Polypterus senegalus isolate Bchr_013 chromosome 16, ASM1683550v1, whole genome shotgun sequence window:
- the polr3f gene encoding DNA-directed RNA polymerase III subunit RPC6 has translation MAEVKVKQECTDPTEIENRIKELCMQFPHGITDQVIQNEMPHIEAQQRAMVINKLLSLGQLDLLRSSNGLLYRLKDAQSTSKMKGSDNQEKLVYQIIEDAGNKGIWSRDIRYKSNLPLTEINKILKSLESKKLIKAVKSVAASKKKVYMLYNVQPDRSVTGGAWYSDQDFESEFVEVLNQQCYKFLQSKAEAARDSKQSPLVQRNSSFASSHEVWKYICELGISKVELSMEDIETILNTLIYDGKVEMTIIAAKEGTVGSVDGQMKLYRGVNPIIQPAGLVKTPCGLCPVFDDCHEGGEISPSNCTYMTEWLEF, from the exons ATGGCAGAGGTAAAGGTGAAGCAAGAGTGCACAGATCCTACAGAGATTGAAAACAG AATTAAAGAGCTATGCATGCAGTTTCCACATGGAATAACAGACCAGGTGATCCAGAATGAAATGCCTCATATAGAAGCACAGCAGAGGGCTATGGTTATCAACAAGCTTCTGTCGCTG GGTCAGCTAGACCTCCTGAGAAGTAGTAATGGTCTCCTGTACAGGTTAAAAGATGCACAAAGTACAAG caaaaTGAAAGGGTCAGATAATCAAGAAAAACTGGTTTATCAGATAATAGAAGATGCAGGAAACAAAG GTATATGGAGTCGAGATATTCGGTATAAGAGTAATCTGCCTCTAACTGAGATTAACAAAATTCTAAAGAGCTTGGAGAGCAAAAAACTCATTAAGGCAGTTAAGTCTGTGGCT gctTCAAAGAAGAAggtttatatgttatataatgtACAACCAGACCGCTCAGTAACTGGAGGAGCATGGTATAGTGACCAAGATTTTGAATCTGAGTTTGTAGAAGTATTGAACCAGCAATGCTATAAATTTCTTCAGAGCAAG GCTGAGGCTGCTCGGGATAGCAAGCAGAGTCCATTAGTGCAGAGGAACAGCTCATTTGCGTCTTCTCATGAGGTCTGGAAGTACATATGTGAACTAGGGATTAGTAAG gTTGAGCTCTCAATGGAGGATattgaaacaattttaaatacaCTCATATATGATGGGAAAGTGGAGATGACCATTATTGCTGCAAAAGAGGGAACAGTTGGCAGTGTTGATGGGCAAATGAAACTTTACAGAGGAGTTAACCCTATCATTCAACCAGCTGGTTTGGTCAAGACCCCGTGTGGCCTTTGCCCG